In Arthrobacter sp. QXT-31, one genomic interval encodes:
- a CDS encoding DUF501 domain-containing protein — protein sequence MDDNTATAPGESRQPSAQDLDVLSRQLGRPVRDVVEIPARCVCGNPLVAATSPRLSNGTPFPTTFYLTHPVITSAVSRLEAGGLMNDMNDRLAADDSLASSYRKAHEAYLAARADIGARSGIGDVPEIDGVSAGGMPTRVKCLHVLVGHSLAAGPGVNPLGDEAIAAISEWWTADRCYCEGAWDTAGEAPSRDLSRHGPQGLPEIVGRPAPVRKSKTDESTTESRNTEAGA from the coding sequence GTGGACGACAACACGGCAACCGCCCCCGGTGAATCCCGGCAGCCATCAGCGCAGGACCTCGATGTGCTCAGCCGCCAGCTTGGAAGGCCGGTGCGTGACGTGGTGGAAATCCCGGCGCGCTGCGTCTGCGGGAACCCCCTGGTGGCGGCAACATCCCCGCGCCTGAGCAACGGGACGCCCTTCCCCACCACGTTCTACCTGACCCACCCCGTCATCACGTCGGCGGTCTCGCGGCTTGAAGCCGGCGGCCTCATGAACGACATGAACGACCGGCTCGCCGCGGACGACTCCCTCGCTTCCTCCTACCGGAAAGCCCACGAGGCCTATCTGGCTGCCCGTGCCGACATCGGTGCGCGGTCCGGGATCGGCGACGTCCCGGAGATCGACGGCGTCTCCGCGGGCGGGATGCCCACCCGCGTCAAATGCCTGCACGTCCTGGTGGGACACTCGCTGGCCGCCGGTCCCGGTGTGAACCCGCTGGGCGACGAGGCCATCGCAGCCATCAGCGAATGGTGGACCGCTGACCGCTGCTACTGCGAGGGTGCCTGGGACACGGCCGGCGAGGCGCCGTCCAGGGACCTCAGCCGCCATGGCCCGCAGGGACTGCCGGAGATCGTCGGCCGCCCGGCGCCCGTCCGCAAATCCAAGACCGACGAAAGCACGACGGAGTCCCGAAACACGGAGGCAGGCGCATGA
- a CDS encoding DedA family protein yields MEFINEAVLHAAGQWWIYPVLLLFFFVDGFAMVVPSETLIVALAAFSRHSGEPNLWILGLTALAGAMAGDNMAYMLGRKIGLERWKWMRRPKVQKAFGWARYELEKRGAVLIFTARYIPWGRVAVNYVAGTTGYPHRRFFVLDAFACFTWVGYSIGIGLVASSFPWLHHNPLLGAGIAVVFAIILGIIIDHALRWWHKRLGRHDAPVPEEGRVPEEGSLPDGNDVPEETSRVA; encoded by the coding sequence GTGGAGTTTATTAATGAGGCCGTGCTCCATGCAGCGGGTCAATGGTGGATTTACCCCGTCTTACTGCTCTTTTTCTTCGTGGACGGGTTCGCGATGGTGGTCCCGAGCGAGACCCTCATCGTCGCGTTGGCAGCCTTCTCCCGGCACAGCGGGGAGCCCAACCTCTGGATCCTCGGCCTGACTGCCCTGGCCGGGGCCATGGCGGGTGACAACATGGCCTACATGCTGGGCCGGAAGATCGGGCTGGAGCGCTGGAAATGGATGCGCCGGCCCAAGGTGCAGAAGGCCTTCGGCTGGGCGCGCTACGAACTGGAGAAGCGCGGCGCCGTGCTGATCTTCACGGCGCGCTACATCCCCTGGGGACGTGTCGCCGTGAACTACGTTGCCGGCACCACCGGGTACCCGCACCGCAGGTTCTTCGTGCTGGATGCCTTCGCCTGCTTCACGTGGGTGGGCTATTCGATCGGCATCGGCCTCGTGGCCAGTTCCTTCCCGTGGCTGCACCACAACCCGCTGCTGGGCGCGGGCATCGCCGTCGTGTTCGCCATCATCCTGGGCATCATCATCGACCACGCCCTTCGCTGGTGGCACAAGCGGCTTGGCCGCCACGACGCCCCAGTTCCGGAAGAGGGCAGGGTTCCGGAAGAGGGCAGCCTCCCGGACGGGAACGACGTCCCGGAAGAGACCAGCCGCGTGGCCTAA
- a CDS encoding adenosine deaminase, which yields MTEPIVDAAPALDFDLKSLPKVSLHDHLDGGLRPATIIELAEAVGHTLPSTDPTALGEWFRESADSGSLVRYLETFDHTVAVMQTREGLFRVAKEFVEDLADDGVVYGEVRWAPEQHLQKGLTLDEVVEAVQEGLEAGVEAVAETGREIQVGQLITAMRHADRGQEIAELAVRHRDKGAVGFDIAGAEDGFLPSRFRDAFTYLAQNNFPATVHAGEAAGLDSIQSALVDGRALRLGHGVRIAEDIMVEFDEDDADEDSDNIGLVTLGNLSSWIRDRGIALEICPSSNLQTGAIAGFGEGIESHPLDMLYQLGFNVTINTDNRLMSGVTLTDEFELLVETFDYDLDDLLELTLNAAEASFLPLEEKEALVEYINDAYGDLG from the coding sequence GTGACTGAGCCAATCGTTGACGCCGCCCCTGCCCTTGACTTCGACCTGAAGAGCCTGCCCAAGGTCTCCCTTCACGACCACCTGGACGGCGGCCTGCGCCCTGCCACCATCATCGAGTTGGCGGAAGCCGTGGGGCACACCCTGCCGTCCACTGATCCGACGGCACTGGGCGAATGGTTCCGCGAGTCCGCCGATTCCGGATCCCTGGTCCGGTACCTCGAGACGTTCGACCACACGGTCGCGGTCATGCAGACCAGGGAAGGGCTGTTCCGCGTCGCCAAGGAGTTCGTGGAGGATCTCGCGGACGACGGCGTGGTGTACGGCGAAGTGCGCTGGGCACCTGAGCAGCACCTCCAGAAGGGACTGACCCTGGACGAGGTTGTCGAGGCCGTCCAGGAAGGCCTCGAAGCGGGTGTTGAGGCGGTGGCCGAGACCGGCCGCGAGATCCAGGTGGGCCAGCTGATCACGGCCATGCGGCATGCCGACCGGGGCCAGGAAATCGCCGAGCTCGCCGTCCGGCACCGCGACAAGGGTGCCGTCGGGTTCGACATCGCAGGCGCCGAAGACGGCTTCCTGCCCTCGCGCTTCCGGGACGCCTTTACTTACCTGGCCCAAAACAACTTCCCGGCCACGGTGCACGCCGGCGAGGCCGCCGGACTGGACAGCATCCAGTCCGCCCTGGTTGACGGCCGCGCGCTGCGCCTGGGCCACGGTGTCCGCATCGCGGAGGACATCATGGTGGAGTTCGACGAGGACGACGCCGACGAGGACAGCGACAACATCGGCCTGGTCACGCTCGGCAACTTGTCCAGCTGGATCCGGGACCGCGGCATCGCCCTGGAGATCTGCCCGTCCTCAAACCTGCAGACCGGCGCCATTGCCGGCTTCGGCGAGGGCATCGAAAGCCACCCGCTGGACATGCTGTACCAGCTCGGCTTCAACGTAACCATCAACACGGACAACCGCCTCATGAGCGGTGTGACGCTCACGGACGAGTTCGAGCTGCTGGTGGAAACCTTCGACTACGACCTCGACGACCTGCTGGAGCTCACGCTCAACGCGGCCGAAGCGTCCTTCCTGCCGCTGGAGGAAAAGGAAGCCCTCGTGGAGTACATCAACGACGCGTACGGCGACCTTGGCTGA
- the eno gene encoding phosphopyruvate hydratase: MALIDAIHAREILDSRGNPTVEVEVLLSDGQIGRAAVPSGASTGEHEAVELRDGDKGRYLGKGVQKAVDAVIDQIAPALTGFDATDQRSIDQAMIDLDGTANKGKLGANAILGVSLAVANAAAASADLPLYKYLGGPNAHVLPVPLMNILNGGSHADSDVDIQEFMIAPIGAETFSEGLRWGVEVYHNLKSVLNEKGLATGLGDEGGFAPNLPSNRAALDLIQEAIQKAGYTPGTDIALALDVASSEFFKDGAYQFEGKSLSSAEMSAYYAELVADYPLVSIEDPLDENDWEGWKILTDTIGDKVQLVGDDLFVTNPERLQQGIDAATANSLLVKVNQIGSLTETLDAVSLAQRSGYTTITSHRSGETEDTTIADIAVATNAGQIKTGAPARSERVAKYNQLLRIEEELDDAARYAGRSAFPRFKA, from the coding sequence ATGGCGCTTATCGATGCCATCCACGCCCGCGAGATCCTCGATTCCCGTGGCAACCCCACCGTCGAAGTTGAAGTTCTCCTCTCCGACGGCCAGATCGGCCGTGCTGCCGTTCCGTCCGGTGCATCCACCGGCGAGCACGAAGCAGTTGAACTGCGCGACGGCGACAAGGGCCGTTACCTCGGCAAGGGTGTCCAGAAGGCCGTTGACGCCGTCATCGACCAGATCGCACCGGCCCTGACCGGCTTCGACGCCACCGACCAGCGCAGCATCGACCAGGCCATGATCGACCTGGACGGCACCGCCAACAAGGGCAAGCTGGGCGCCAACGCCATCCTCGGCGTTTCCCTGGCAGTTGCCAATGCTGCAGCAGCCTCGGCCGACCTGCCGCTGTACAAGTACCTGGGCGGCCCGAACGCCCACGTTCTGCCGGTTCCGCTGATGAACATCCTCAACGGCGGCTCGCACGCGGATTCCGACGTCGACATCCAGGAATTCATGATCGCCCCCATCGGTGCCGAGACCTTCTCCGAGGGCCTGCGCTGGGGTGTTGAGGTCTACCACAACCTCAAGTCCGTGCTGAACGAAAAGGGCCTGGCCACCGGCCTCGGCGACGAGGGCGGCTTCGCACCGAACCTGCCCTCCAACCGCGCCGCCCTGGACCTGATCCAGGAAGCCATCCAGAAGGCCGGCTACACCCCGGGCACGGACATCGCGCTGGCACTGGACGTCGCCTCCTCCGAATTCTTCAAGGACGGCGCCTACCAGTTCGAAGGCAAGTCGCTGAGCTCCGCCGAGATGAGCGCCTACTACGCCGAACTCGTTGCCGACTACCCGCTGGTGTCCATCGAGGATCCGCTGGACGAGAACGACTGGGAAGGCTGGAAGATCCTCACCGACACCATCGGTGACAAGGTCCAGCTGGTGGGCGACGACCTCTTCGTCACCAACCCCGAGCGCCTGCAGCAGGGCATCGACGCCGCCACGGCCAACTCCCTGCTGGTCAAGGTCAACCAGATCGGCTCCCTGACCGAGACCCTGGACGCGGTTTCCCTCGCCCAGCGCTCCGGTTACACCACCATCACCTCGCACCGCTCCGGTGAAACCGAAGACACCACGATCGCCGACATCGCCGTTGCCACCAACGCCGGCCAGATCAAGACCGGTGCTCCGGCCCGCTCCGAGCGTGTTGCCAAGTACAACCAGCTGCTGCGCATCGAAGAGGAACTCGACGACGCCGCACGCTACGCCGGCCGCAGCGCGTTCCCGCGTTTCAAGGCCTAG
- a CDS encoding FtsB family cell division protein: MATRRPKVPRVTPPAQQSAAGSAGGDVIQADFGASRSAHATHDAGTGHGTRAEGRPGAPGTKAGTGTKTGAGTKGTNSTGSTGAGSKGAGSKAGASTGTGASTGTGVTARAGRTGSTAAGKSGSSRTKSGSSAVPAEDDNLDPVPAKAFSGRMLALAVVMVAITIMLAPTVKIFIDKRAEIAALESDIADRKAEQDNLKRQVSRWQDPNYVKQQARDRINMVMPGETGYWVFGSDLPAGATGSQPSAAERQDPADVPWVDSLWDSIKRSATD; encoded by the coding sequence ATGGCTACCCGCCGTCCCAAAGTTCCCAGGGTGACCCCACCAGCACAGCAGTCCGCCGCCGGATCGGCCGGGGGAGACGTCATCCAGGCGGACTTTGGCGCTTCCCGCTCCGCGCACGCCACGCATGACGCCGGGACGGGACACGGGACGCGGGCCGAGGGCAGGCCCGGCGCCCCTGGGACGAAGGCCGGGACAGGGACTAAAACCGGCGCGGGGACTAAAGGGACTAACAGCACCGGTTCAACAGGCGCCGGCAGCAAGGGCGCAGGATCAAAGGCCGGCGCATCAACTGGAACCGGCGCATCAACTGGAACCGGCGTAACAGCCCGCGCCGGCAGGACAGGCAGCACGGCAGCCGGAAAATCTGGCAGCAGCCGCACGAAGTCCGGTTCTTCAGCCGTCCCCGCCGAGGACGACAACCTCGACCCCGTACCTGCGAAGGCGTTCTCCGGGCGGATGCTGGCGCTGGCCGTGGTGATGGTGGCCATCACCATCATGCTGGCCCCCACCGTGAAGATCTTCATCGACAAGCGGGCCGAAATTGCGGCCCTGGAATCGGACATCGCAGACCGCAAGGCGGAGCAGGACAACCTCAAACGGCAGGTGTCCCGATGGCAGGACCCGAACTACGTCAAGCAGCAGGCACGGGACCGCATTAACATGGTTATGCCGGGAGAGACCGGCTACTGGGTGTTCGGCAGCGACCTGCCGGCCGGCGCAACAGGCAGCCAGCCCAGTGCAGCAGAAAGACAAGACCCCGCCGATGTGCCCTGGGTGGATTCCCTCTGGGACTCCATCAAGCGCTCGGCGACAGACTAG
- a CDS encoding MazG nucleotide pyrophosphohydrolase domain-containing protein yields MGALTHESLVEYLLEEAHEVAETIETGADEAELKGELGDVLLQVVLHARLAEERGVFGFGDVARGLTEKMIRRNPHVFRPDGSLQDSFPATVEEIVLKWDAVKKAESPQRSTPFEGIPVALPALAQAQKTLDRAERAGLPPAEEHPRVEFAGTRLAETMETEAELGELLLAVVRSARSRGFDAERALRGAVRRYQNRHPESSAPGS; encoded by the coding sequence ATGGGCGCCCTCACCCACGAGTCCCTTGTGGAGTACCTGCTGGAGGAGGCCCATGAAGTGGCCGAGACCATCGAGACGGGTGCGGACGAGGCTGAGCTGAAAGGCGAACTCGGCGATGTGCTGCTCCAGGTGGTGCTGCACGCCCGGCTCGCCGAGGAACGCGGAGTGTTCGGCTTCGGCGACGTCGCCCGCGGCCTCACCGAGAAGATGATCCGCCGCAACCCGCACGTGTTCCGTCCGGACGGTTCCCTCCAGGACTCCTTCCCTGCCACCGTGGAGGAGATCGTGCTCAAGTGGGATGCCGTCAAAAAGGCCGAAAGCCCGCAGCGCAGCACGCCGTTCGAGGGCATCCCGGTGGCCCTGCCCGCACTGGCCCAGGCCCAGAAAACCCTGGACCGGGCCGAACGGGCCGGGCTGCCTCCGGCTGAAGAACATCCGCGGGTCGAGTTCGCCGGGACCCGGCTCGCCGAAACAATGGAAACGGAAGCCGAGCTCGGCGAGCTGCTGCTCGCCGTCGTGCGTTCTGCCCGGAGCAGGGGGTTCGACGCCGAACGCGCCCTCCGCGGGGCCGTCCGCCGGTACCAGAACCGCCACCCCGAATCTTCCGCGCCCGGATCATGA